In a single window of the uncultured Dysgonomonas sp. genome:
- a CDS encoding dsDNA nuclease domain-containing protein — MTLKNLLISNTPREESGSDTARKYSFQNDVSLFLLISRFHLDENNYVFLFDFHDDLAVLDNNENPSEIDFFQIKSKDRGNWTTANLIKKEKKDNLSLVGKLYSNKIKFREYVRSLNIISNATFNVKLAEPKKNSILLEKIRLFNLSKSEITKIEKVLKEEFKIENVSDFKDLTILEVTKVSNKDSMSHLVGYLGELIHSINPNSNVNSALAYRQISNEIKRKAEQKTSNKSISTFEDIIGIKGISKLDFLTLLKNAGLYKSTETEWAEIVQLIAPYFNFQEIKKLKLEWNNLAAKEITLSNNLAFLQLNKKISEKIENIEMGDLNLKQIVDKIYAEIINTDLFEEFFVKAIIIKKLYE, encoded by the coding sequence ATGACTTTAAAAAATCTATTAATATCAAATACACCTAGAGAAGAATCTGGAAGTGACACTGCAAGAAAATATTCCTTCCAAAATGATGTTTCTTTATTCCTTTTAATAAGCAGGTTTCATTTAGATGAAAATAATTATGTATTCTTGTTCGATTTTCACGATGACTTAGCTGTTTTGGATAATAATGAGAATCCATCTGAAATTGATTTTTTTCAAATTAAGAGTAAGGATAGGGGAAATTGGACTACAGCTAATTTAATAAAGAAAGAGAAAAAAGATAATTTATCTTTAGTAGGTAAATTATATTCTAATAAAATTAAATTCAGAGAATATGTTCGTTCTTTGAATATTATATCAAATGCAACTTTTAATGTAAAATTAGCTGAACCGAAAAAAAACTCTATTCTATTGGAGAAAATTCGATTATTTAACCTATCAAAAAGCGAAATAACTAAAATTGAAAAGGTTTTAAAAGAAGAATTTAAAATAGAGAATGTTTCTGACTTTAAGGATTTAACAATATTAGAGGTTACTAAGGTTAGTAATAAAGATAGTATGTCTCATTTAGTTGGTTATTTAGGAGAATTAATTCACTCTATAAACCCTAATAGTAATGTAAATTCAGCTTTGGCATATAGACAAATTTCGAATGAGATTAAAAGAAAGGCAGAACAAAAAACATCTAATAAGTCTATTTCTACATTTGAAGACATAATAGGGATTAAAGGTATCTCAAAATTAGATTTTTTAACCCTACTCAAAAATGCAGGTTTATATAAGAGTACAGAGACTGAGTGGGCTGAAATTGTTCAACTAATAGCTCCTTATTTTAATTTTCAAGAAATAAAGAAACTGAAGTTGGAATGGAATAATTTAGCAGCTAAAGAAATCACATTATCCAATAATTTAGCCTTTCTACAACTTAATAAAAAAATTAGTGAAAAAATAGAGAATATTGAAATGGGTGATTTAAATCTAAAACAAATAGTAGATAAAATATATGCAGAAATAATAAATACAGATCTTTTTGAGGAGTTTTTTGTGAAAGCAATCATTATAAAAAAACTATATGAATAA
- the mobA gene encoding conjugal transfer protein MobA: MVPDNQLNKRKGGRNPKNDPAKNRYVIYLNNVDNNRFLSMFEQSGESVKAHFITSCIFNRPIKVVKIDKGVQDYYMRLTTFFGQYRAIGTNYNQIVKALKSNFAEKKALAFLYKLEKVTLELVTLQKQMMDLTDEFEQRYSHLWLQK; this comes from the coding sequence ATGGTACCAGATAATCAATTAAACAAGCGAAAAGGAGGACGGAATCCTAAAAATGATCCTGCAAAAAATAGATATGTTATCTATTTGAATAATGTCGATAATAACCGTTTTTTATCCATGTTTGAGCAATCGGGAGAAAGTGTAAAAGCGCATTTTATAACCTCATGCATCTTTAATAGACCGATTAAGGTGGTCAAGATTGACAAAGGAGTACAGGATTATTATATGCGTTTGACAACTTTTTTTGGACAGTATCGTGCTATCGGGACAAATTATAATCAAATAGTGAAAGCTTTAAAATCGAATTTTGCGGAGAAAAAGGCGTTGGCTTTTCTCTATAAACTGGAAAAAGTAACACTTGAATTGGTCACTTTACAAAAACAGATGATGGACCTGACAGATGAATTTGAACAGAGATATAGCCATCTATGGTTGCAAAAATAA
- a CDS encoding BACON domain-containing carbohydrate-binding protein produces MKNILLLSVLFMFSFVACDDKNDDGDFYIKFDKKEVKLNAIEGTSEIIEISSSSTWSLDTELPDWIGLSDFVGDESPMSITITANRNDNMEKREATLIFHNSDDIKQSIKIIQLGLADSDPFIELSEKSMDLPIDGAAKSIDLTTNVSWEITSVPTWLVISSKSGDKSTRITIGAEENDQIKAREATLTFSSKDGKVKGQLSIYQTGREDIIQSPFLPIFHYSIFSNTNNGHYNVTTENLFVNATLRDKIYLGNLMENKTEIYPSFPIPTGYTFNPISAITTQVVNPTSRTFVPSFQEQEAFGQEATANPPRENASLTHDYFNPTSYPTHRVLYSIGWANMGIALDKIVSGVSYKEQEMTKKNGMIFSFKHTLFTFVMDYPQKLIKEELRDADKGKNLSYINYMEYGKVGLLIVESDAKYDRMRDAVRSVLIGEENSIHQAEFDALIEAADISYVYFNNKNEVQLNKNKKDAIKAYKTALSNKKDKENIYPIGFTLQNFGNHTADKIIYSFDALK; encoded by the coding sequence ATGAAAAATATACTACTACTATCCGTACTATTCATGTTCTCCTTTGTTGCTTGTGATGATAAAAATGATGATGGAGATTTCTATATTAAATTTGATAAGAAGGAAGTAAAGTTAAACGCAATAGAAGGTACATCTGAAATAATCGAAATTTCTTCCAGTTCTACCTGGAGTCTGGATACAGAACTTCCTGACTGGATTGGTCTCAGTGATTTTGTGGGAGATGAATCGCCGATGAGTATTACTATTACCGCAAACAGAAACGATAATATGGAAAAGAGAGAAGCTACTCTGATTTTTCATAATAGCGATGATATTAAGCAGTCAATAAAAATCATTCAACTAGGTTTAGCTGATTCTGATCCCTTTATAGAACTAAGCGAAAAAAGTATGGATCTACCTATTGACGGAGCTGCTAAATCTATCGATCTTACCACGAATGTGTCTTGGGAAATAACCTCTGTTCCAACATGGTTGGTGATATCCTCTAAATCAGGAGATAAATCAACCCGAATCACTATCGGTGCAGAAGAAAATGACCAAATAAAAGCAAGAGAAGCGACACTCACTTTTAGCTCTAAAGATGGGAAAGTAAAAGGTCAGTTAAGTATTTATCAGACTGGACGGGAAGATATTATACAGAGTCCCTTTCTTCCTATTTTTCACTATTCCATATTTTCTAACACCAACAATGGGCATTATAATGTAACTACAGAAAATCTTTTCGTTAACGCAACTCTTCGAGATAAAATATATCTCGGAAATCTGATGGAAAACAAAACTGAAATTTATCCGAGTTTTCCTATACCTACCGGGTATACATTCAATCCTATTAGTGCTATTACAACTCAGGTAGTTAATCCTACAAGTAGAACTTTTGTTCCATCATTTCAAGAACAAGAAGCCTTTGGTCAAGAGGCTACCGCAAATCCTCCTCGTGAAAATGCAAGCCTTACACATGACTACTTTAATCCGACCAGCTATCCTACTCACCGTGTACTTTACTCCATCGGATGGGCCAATATGGGAATTGCTTTGGATAAGATTGTATCGGGGGTATCATATAAAGAACAAGAGATGACTAAGAAAAATGGAATGATCTTCTCTTTCAAACATACACTATTTACGTTTGTAATGGATTATCCTCAAAAATTAATCAAAGAAGAACTAAGGGATGCAGATAAAGGAAAAAATCTGTCATATATTAATTATATGGAATATGGCAAAGTGGGATTACTAATAGTCGAATCGGATGCCAAATATGACCGTATGAGAGATGCAGTACGAAGTGTATTGATAGGAGAAGAGAATAGCATACATCAAGCAGAATTTGATGCTTTGATAGAGGCTGCTGACATCAGCTATGTTTATTTCAATAATAAGAATGAAGTGCAGCTCAACAAAAATAAAAAGGATGCAATCAAAGCTTATAAAACTGCCCTTTCCAACAAAAAAGACAAGGAAAATATTTATCCGATTGGTTTTACATTGCAAAATTTCGGAAATCACACAGCTGATAAAATAATATATTCATTCGATGCCCTGAAATAA
- a CDS encoding ParA family protein, with product MKGKTLFIAISTQKGGAGKTALTVLLSSYLHYSRGYNVAVVDCDYPQYSINGMRLRDKQSVTEDPYYKSLFYKQCKSLNKKAYPIEVSRTPEALETAERIIKDSEVPLDFIFFDLPGTMNAKGVLSTLAQMDHIFTPITADRMVLESSLEYAGLINEQIITTGKGNIKNLYLLWNIVDGRESNHLYSVYEQVIAELGLQVMKSFVPDAKRFRHEITTEHKPIFRSTLLPVDKRLIKGSNLDQVADEFLSIVKGGANG from the coding sequence ATGAAAGGAAAAACATTATTTATTGCTATCTCCACTCAGAAGGGAGGAGCAGGAAAAACTGCATTGACTGTATTACTATCCAGTTATCTGCATTATTCACGAGGTTACAATGTTGCTGTTGTAGATTGTGATTATCCGCAATACAGCATCAATGGAATGAGATTGAGGGATAAGCAGTCTGTAACGGAAGATCCGTATTACAAATCTCTCTTTTACAAACAATGCAAAAGCCTGAATAAAAAGGCTTATCCGATTGAAGTTAGCAGAACACCTGAAGCCCTTGAAACAGCAGAGCGGATTATCAAGGATTCGGAAGTTCCGTTGGATTTTATCTTCTTCGATCTGCCCGGAACAATGAATGCCAAAGGGGTATTAAGTACCCTTGCTCAAATGGATCATATATTTACTCCGATAACAGCGGATCGTATGGTTCTGGAAAGTTCACTGGAATATGCCGGACTGATCAATGAGCAGATCATAACCACAGGTAAAGGAAATATCAAAAACCTATATCTCTTATGGAATATAGTCGATGGACGGGAAAGTAATCATCTGTATAGTGTCTATGAGCAGGTCATAGCAGAACTGGGACTACAGGTTATGAAATCTTTTGTTCCCGATGCCAAACGCTTCCGTCATGAGATAACAACAGAGCATAAACCAATCTTTCGTTCAACGTTACTCCCTGTAGACAAAAGACTGATTAAGGGAAGTAATCTGGATCAGGTAGCCGATGAGTTCCTGTCTATCGTGAAGGGAGGTGCTAATGGCTAA
- the mobC gene encoding conjugal transfer protein MobC: MQNEDDLRGLAKVMEFMRAISILFVVIHIYWFCYQAISDGGINIGVVDRILLNFQNRAGLFSHILWTKLFAVVFLALSCLGTKGVKEEKITWYKIYVFLFFGFIFFFLNWWVLILPLPLAANTALYIFTLTIGYILLLMGGLWMSRLLKTNLMDDVFNMENESFMQETKLMENEYSVNLPTLFQYQKKQHKGWINVVNPFRATIVLGTPGSGKSFAVVNNYIDQQISKGFALYCYDFKYPDLSTIAYNKMLQYADRYSVDPQFYVINFDNPERSHRCNPIAPTFMTDISDAYESAYTIMLNLNKTWIQKQGDFFVESPIILLAAIIWYLKLYDNGKYCTFPHAIEFLNKPYKEIFPILTSYSQLENYLSPFMDAWHGNAQEQLQGQIASAKIPLSRMISPQLYWVMSGNDFTLDINNPDAPKILCVGNNPDRQNIYGAALGLYNSRIVKLINKKGLLKSSVIIDELPTIYFRGLDNLIATARSNKVAVCLGFQDISQLTRDYGREEADVVMNTVGNIFSGQVVGDTAKNLSDRFGKVLQKRQSMTINKQDKSTTINTQLDALIPASKISTLTQGMFVGSVSDNFEERIEQKMFHAQIVVDTEKVSAETKKFEQIPVIWDFQEVYNKPMKEVIENNYYDIKKDIANIVEVEMERIIKDPELSKLLKK, from the coding sequence ATGCAGAACGAAGATGATTTGAGGGGACTCGCCAAAGTAATGGAATTTATGCGAGCCATTAGTATTTTATTTGTGGTTATCCATATTTACTGGTTTTGTTACCAAGCGATATCGGATGGTGGAATTAATATTGGAGTAGTAGACAGAATACTACTCAACTTTCAGAATAGAGCAGGGTTGTTCTCCCATATTCTTTGGACAAAGTTGTTTGCTGTTGTGTTCTTAGCTCTATCTTGTTTAGGAACAAAGGGAGTGAAAGAGGAAAAAATAACATGGTATAAAATATATGTATTCTTGTTCTTTGGATTTATCTTCTTTTTTCTCAATTGGTGGGTATTAATTTTGCCCCTTCCATTAGCTGCCAATACCGCTTTGTATATATTTACATTGACAATCGGCTATATCCTCTTGTTAATGGGAGGTTTATGGATGAGTCGATTATTGAAAACGAATCTAATGGATGATGTTTTCAATATGGAGAACGAAAGTTTTATGCAGGAAACAAAGCTTATGGAAAATGAATATTCGGTTAATCTGCCTACCTTATTTCAGTATCAAAAGAAACAACACAAAGGTTGGATTAATGTGGTCAATCCGTTTCGGGCAACTATTGTATTGGGAACTCCCGGTAGCGGAAAATCTTTTGCTGTAGTCAATAATTATATAGACCAACAGATTAGCAAGGGTTTTGCTTTATATTGTTATGATTTCAAATACCCCGATTTGTCTACTATTGCTTACAATAAGATGCTGCAGTATGCAGACCGATACAGTGTTGATCCTCAGTTTTACGTTATCAATTTCGATAACCCCGAGCGCAGTCACCGTTGCAATCCTATTGCTCCCACATTTATGACCGACATATCAGATGCTTATGAATCAGCCTATACAATTATGTTGAACCTCAATAAAACATGGATTCAGAAACAGGGTGATTTCTTTGTAGAGTCGCCAATTATTTTACTTGCAGCAATTATTTGGTATCTAAAGTTATATGACAATGGTAAATATTGTACTTTTCCTCATGCTATTGAGTTTCTGAATAAACCGTACAAAGAAATATTTCCTATTCTCACATCCTATTCACAGTTGGAAAATTACCTTTCCCCCTTTATGGATGCGTGGCATGGCAATGCCCAAGAACAGTTGCAGGGGCAGATTGCTAGTGCTAAAATACCATTATCAAGAATGATTTCCCCACAGCTGTATTGGGTAATGTCGGGTAATGATTTTACATTGGATATCAATAATCCCGATGCACCTAAAATACTATGTGTAGGGAATAATCCCGACAGGCAAAATATTTATGGTGCAGCTTTGGGCTTGTATAATTCTCGTATTGTGAAGTTAATCAATAAGAAAGGCTTACTTAAATCATCTGTTATTATTGATGAGTTACCGACAATATATTTTCGTGGATTGGATAATCTGATTGCAACTGCTCGAAGTAACAAAGTCGCTGTCTGTCTTGGGTTTCAGGATATATCACAATTAACTCGTGATTATGGACGTGAAGAAGCGGATGTTGTAATGAATACAGTTGGAAATATCTTTTCTGGACAGGTTGTTGGTGACACTGCTAAGAATCTGTCGGATCGTTTTGGAAAGGTATTACAGAAACGACAGTCTATGACCATCAACAAGCAAGATAAATCAACTACGATCAATACACAATTAGATGCTTTAATTCCGGCATCTAAAATCTCAACTCTCACACAAGGGATGTTTGTCGGCTCTGTTTCTGATAATTTTGAAGAACGAATCGAGCAAAAAATGTTTCATGCTCAGATTGTTGTGGATACCGAAAAAGTATCTGCTGAAACTAAGAAATTCGAACAGATACCTGTTATTTGGGATTTTCAAGAGGTTTATAATAAACCTATGAAAGAGGTCATCGAAAATAATTATTACGACATCAAAAAAGATATAGCTAATATTGTCGAGGTGGAAATGGAACGGATTATAAAAGATCCTGAGTTGAGCAAATTGTTAAAGAAGTGA
- the mobB gene encoding conjugal transfer protein MobB, with protein sequence MVAKISKGSSLQGALLYNQEKVKEQQAEVLFSNRIILNKDGSLSMYLANQSFAPYLNANQNTEKTVSHISINPHPDDVVCDEMYREIAQTYMQKLGYGNQPYIVYKHEDLDRKHIHIVTINIDENGKKVDDSFEKRRSKDITRELEKFYNLHPAEKKKKQSEELPTLKRVDYQSGDIKKQISSISKSLIKNYRFQSVNEFRALLSLYGVTVEEVKGEAKGKNYSGLVYSAIDKKNEKVGNPIKASVIGKSVGYDALQSRLEYSTKYMKEHKVFESPKLIVGSAIGNYTDKQTFVNDLAKNNINVVFRENTEGRIYGATFIDHQSRCVFNGSKMGKEFSANIFNELFKSDTTNTPPLIINPTDNTTKGSNADNLIDSFTENTEYNNRQEDSTIDLSLLEQHGTDYAEEAFTRRMKIEEKRRKRGL encoded by the coding sequence ATGGTTGCAAAAATAAGTAAGGGAAGTTCATTGCAAGGGGCTTTATTATATAATCAGGAGAAGGTAAAAGAGCAACAGGCGGAGGTCCTTTTTAGCAATAGGATCATATTGAATAAAGATGGATCACTGAGTATGTATCTGGCAAACCAATCATTTGCCCCATACCTGAATGCCAACCAGAATACAGAGAAAACAGTTTCACATATATCAATCAATCCACATCCCGATGACGTTGTCTGTGATGAGATGTATCGTGAAATTGCTCAAACCTATATGCAAAAGTTAGGTTATGGAAATCAACCCTATATCGTTTATAAGCACGAAGATTTAGACCGAAAACATATTCATATCGTGACAATCAATATAGACGAAAATGGTAAAAAGGTCGATGACTCTTTTGAAAAGAGACGCTCTAAAGATATTACCCGTGAATTGGAAAAATTTTATAATCTGCATCCTGCAGAGAAGAAGAAAAAACAATCCGAAGAGCTACCAACACTAAAGCGGGTAGATTATCAATCGGGAGATATAAAGAAACAAATCTCTAGCATCTCAAAATCTCTCATTAAAAATTATCGTTTCCAATCGGTAAATGAATTCCGTGCTTTATTATCCCTTTATGGAGTAACAGTAGAGGAAGTCAAGGGAGAGGCAAAGGGTAAGAATTATTCAGGATTGGTATATTCAGCTATAGATAAGAAAAATGAAAAGGTTGGGAATCCTATCAAAGCGTCTGTTATCGGCAAAAGTGTAGGATATGATGCATTACAAAGCCGATTGGAGTATTCAACTAAGTATATGAAAGAACACAAGGTATTTGAATCCCCGAAATTGATTGTTGGTTCGGCAATAGGTAACTATACCGATAAGCAGACTTTTGTGAATGACTTGGCTAAAAATAATATCAATGTGGTATTTCGGGAAAATACAGAAGGTCGTATTTATGGTGCAACTTTTATAGATCATCAGAGCAGATGTGTATTCAATGGCTCTAAAATGGGGAAAGAGTTTTCTGCTAACATTTTTAATGAATTATTTAAGAGTGATACTACAAATACACCTCCGCTTATCATAAATCCAACAGACAATACAACGAAAGGATCTAATGCTGATAATCTAATAGACAGCTTTACCGAAAACACCGAATACAATAATAGACAGGAAGATTCGACAATAGATCTTTCTTTATTGGAACAGCATGGGACAGACTATGCTGAAGAGGCTTTTACTCGTAGAATGAAGATAGAAGAAAAAAGACGCAAACGAGGATTATAG
- a CDS encoding DUF3945 domain-containing protein translates to MNEQVNDQEILLVTEKDTNNLNVVSGINEDGTPKSVKPSKENEPAFLKIDKNADVLENFFKNFLSQSKDPTHFHFFKIPMELFESITPVLKEMLKDPNNPSNKEALDAYKVLPEAFAPKEYQALDESRINWDQLAQLGITKEKLEKSGSLEPMLNWQKSPVLVTIKTEALGESVYSDARLSFREDADGNLKLRIHNMRNAPELNFPFMGATFTKEDKDNLRQTGNAGRLIEIEPKEGMKMQAFVSIDKLTNELVALRADRVKIPDEFKGVKLSEEQQKDLAEGKGIYLENMKSKKDTLFSGTVQVNADRRSLEIHFGNNPRQSQSQHQSESQNEAPKTFRKKELTEDQQASLNEGKTVYVSGLTDRNGKNYNGYITWKPEDGKTNFMFATDYKKALEQGLVKPDDRHKVQVAVNSEGKTNEATRKVKKTLEQGQTAPSEKQKEKEENKQEQEESQQQTRGRRM, encoded by the coding sequence ATGAATGAACAAGTAAACGACCAAGAAATTCTGCTGGTCACAGAAAAAGACACAAATAACCTGAATGTAGTCAGCGGTATCAATGAAGACGGAACACCTAAATCCGTTAAACCAAGCAAAGAGAATGAACCAGCCTTCCTTAAGATCGACAAGAATGCCGATGTATTAGAGAACTTCTTCAAAAACTTCCTGAGCCAGAGCAAAGATCCTACACATTTCCATTTCTTTAAAATTCCGATGGAGTTGTTTGAGAGTATTACACCTGTTCTCAAAGAGATGCTGAAAGATCCGAATAATCCATCCAATAAAGAAGCATTAGACGCATACAAAGTATTACCCGAAGCATTTGCTCCGAAAGAATATCAGGCATTAGACGAATCCCGTATCAACTGGGATCAATTGGCTCAGCTCGGTATCACCAAGGAAAAATTGGAGAAATCTGGAAGCCTTGAGCCAATGCTTAACTGGCAAAAGTCACCGGTTCTTGTAACCATCAAAACAGAAGCACTAGGCGAATCCGTGTATAGTGATGCCCGTCTGTCATTTAGAGAAGATGCTGACGGTAACCTCAAACTACGAATTCATAATATGCGTAATGCTCCTGAACTAAACTTTCCCTTTATGGGAGCAACATTCACCAAAGAAGATAAAGACAACCTTCGCCAGACAGGTAATGCCGGACGACTGATTGAGATCGAACCCAAGGAAGGCATGAAAATGCAAGCTTTTGTCTCTATTGATAAGCTGACCAATGAGCTGGTTGCCCTTCGTGCCGACAGGGTAAAGATACCGGATGAATTCAAAGGAGTAAAACTCAGTGAAGAACAGCAGAAAGATTTAGCAGAAGGAAAAGGTATATACTTAGAAAATATGAAATCTAAGAAAGATACCCTGTTCAGTGGTACAGTTCAGGTTAATGCCGACAGAAGAAGCCTTGAAATACATTTTGGTAATAATCCCAGGCAAAGCCAGTCCCAACACCAATCAGAAAGCCAGAATGAAGCTCCAAAGACTTTCCGCAAGAAAGAACTGACCGAAGATCAGCAGGCGAGCCTGAATGAAGGAAAAACCGTTTATGTAAGCGGTCTGACTGATCGCAACGGTAAAAACTATAACGGTTATATTACATGGAAGCCCGAAGACGGTAAAACCAATTTTATGTTTGCGACAGATTATAAGAAAGCTCTGGAACAGGGCTTGGTCAAACCAGATGACAGACATAAAGTACAGGTTGCCGTTAATTCCGAAGGGAAGACCAATGAGGCCACCAGAAAGGTAAAAAAAACACTGGAACAAGGTCAGACGGCTCCAAGCGAGAAGCAGAAAGAGAAAGAAGAGAATAAACAGGAACAGGAAGAATCCCAACAACAGACAAGAGGAAGACGGATGTAA
- a CDS encoding DUF3408 domain-containing protein — MANKEKEYEIDEDFLLASIGDHKEGKPPLKKEEAIADDEPVKPKDSSANSKRNKRNSNTEDYEELFLCRNEIRQRQGVYISQSVHQTIMQIVKQIAGNDVSVGGYIDNVLKHHLGKYKDEINFLYKQDRTNLID; from the coding sequence ATGGCTAACAAAGAGAAAGAATATGAAATTGATGAAGATTTCCTGCTGGCATCTATCGGAGATCACAAAGAAGGGAAACCACCTCTAAAAAAAGAAGAAGCTATAGCTGATGACGAACCTGTGAAACCCAAAGACAGCAGTGCGAACAGCAAACGGAATAAACGAAATAGTAATACGGAAGATTATGAAGAGCTCTTTTTATGCCGCAATGAGATACGCCAGCGACAAGGGGTATATATCAGTCAATCGGTACACCAGACTATTATGCAGATTGTAAAACAGATTGCAGGAAATGATGTGTCCGTTGGCGGATACATAGACAATGTATTGAAACATCATCTTGGAAAATACAAGGATGAGATAAACTTTCTGTATAAACAAGACCGAACCAATTTAATAGATTAA
- a CDS encoding DUF4134 domain-containing protein, whose amino-acid sequence MYKKVSFFVAMLMAASASVFAQGNGMQGITDATNMVTSYFDPATKLIYAIGAVVGLIGGVKVYSKFSSGDPDTSKTAASWFGACIFLIVAATILRSFFL is encoded by the coding sequence ATGTACAAAAAAGTTTCATTTTTTGTAGCCATGCTAATGGCTGCATCAGCCTCTGTATTTGCCCAAGGGAACGGTATGCAGGGTATCACCGATGCGACAAATATGGTGACATCTTACTTTGATCCGGCTACTAAACTGATCTATGCTATCGGTGCTGTTGTGGGACTCATCGGAGGAGTAAAGGTGTACTCCAAATTCAGCTCCGGTGATCCCGATACGTCTAAGACTGCCGCTTCCTGGTTCGGGGCATGTATCTTCCTGATCGTTGCTGCAACTATCCTCCGCTCATTCTTTTTGTAG
- a CDS encoding DUF1896 family protein: MKSKHNRQELSYYGLLLLSYLQESHPDKTNDPQLIKNRADMAAETYSNAIKEGSSHDRAEEMACKALYSELLFSKFDTIRNILFEEFSYIPESEVFQKTMSLLPYCEEVFTEYALHDEFAYSAEYNRLYTDLVGLIDMWEDEHEL, from the coding sequence ATGAAATCAAAACATAACAGGCAGGAGCTGTCCTATTACGGGCTGCTGCTCCTTTCATACCTTCAGGAAAGCCATCCTGATAAAACAAATGACCCACAGTTAATTAAAAACAGAGCTGATATGGCAGCCGAAACCTATTCCAATGCCATAAAAGAAGGTTCTTCACATGACAGAGCCGAAGAAATGGCTTGTAAAGCTCTGTATTCAGAATTGCTGTTCTCTAAATTCGATACAATCCGCAATATCCTCTTTGAAGAATTCTCCTATATCCCCGAAAGCGAGGTTTTCCAAAAGACCATGTCATTGCTCCCATACTGTGAAGAAGTCTTTACAGAATATGCATTACATGATGAGTTTGCCTATTCAGCGGAATACAACAGGCTTTATACGGACCTGGTTGGACTAATCGATATGTGGGAGGACGAACATGAGCTATAA